In a genomic window of Vulpes lagopus strain Blue_001 chromosome 13, ASM1834538v1, whole genome shotgun sequence:
- the CCDC136 gene encoding coiled-coil domain-containing protein 136 isoform X6, translating into MEAGAGAGAGAAGWSCPGPGPTVTTLGSYEASEGCERKKGQRWGSLERRGMQAMEGEVLLPALYEEEEEEEEVEEEEEQVQKGGSVGSLSVSKHRGLSLTETELEELRAQVLQLVAELEETRELAGQHEDDSLELQGLLEDERLASAQQAEVFTKQIQQLQGELRSLREEISLLEREKESELKEIEQELHLAQAEIHNLRQAAEDSATEHESDIASLQEDLCRMQNELDDMERIRGEYEMEITSLRAEMEMKSSDPSNSLSLSDFSEMQEELQQLRERYRFLNEEYQALQESNSSLTGQLADLESERTRRATEKWLESQMLKNTMSAESQTSEMDFLEPDPETQLLRQQLLGAEEQMHDMQNKCKELCCELQELQHHRRTSEEEQRRLQRELKCAQNEVLRFQTSPNVTQNEELKTRLCALQQKYDASQDEQNELLKVQLQLQSELRQLRVLKPTVVESPNEKELLCRLQKLQLQYQHITCEKDKLLEVQRQLCGDLQYHEAEVQRLKNVVASFQESSEKNAEMHAQLQEMKRLYQTSKEELERQKHMYDQLEQDLLLCQQELKELKTTQPIPEDKGKCANKPSPAPKPPIFSLPLVGLVVISALLWCWWAETSS; encoded by the exons GACCCACAGTGACCACTTTAGGCTCCTATGAAgcatctgagggttgtgagagaaagaaaggccaaCGCTGGGGGTCCCTGGAGCGGCGGGGGATGCAAGCTATGGAGG GGGAAGTGTTACTCCCAGCTCTctatgaggaggaagaggaagaagaagaggtggaagaagaggaagagcaagtGCAGAAAGGTGGCAGTGTGGGCTCCCTGTCTGTTAGCAAGCACCGGGGTCTGAGCCTCACAGAGACGGAGCTGGAAGAGCTGCGGGCTCAGGTGCTACAGCTGGTGGCAGAGCTGGAGGAGACCCGGGAACTGGCAGGGCAGCATGAGGATGACTCCCTGGAGCTGCAGG GACTCCTGGAGGATGAACGGCTGGCCAGCGCCCAACAGGCAGAGGTGTTCACCAAGCAAATCCAGCAGCTCCAAG GTGAGTTGCGGTCTCTACGAGAGGAGATTTCCCTGTTAGAGCGTGAGAAAGAAAGTGAACTTAAGGAAATAGAACAGGAGTTGCACTTGGCCCAGGCTGAGATCCATAATCTGCGGCAAGCAGCAGAGGATTCCGCGACTGAACATGAGAGTGACATAGCATCCCTGCAGGAGGATCTCTGCCGGATGCAGAATGAACTCGATGACATGGAGCGCATTCGGGGAGAGTATGAAATGGAGATCACCTCCCTCCGTGCAGAAATGGAGATGAAGAGCTCTGACCCATCCAATAGTTTAAGTCTTTCAGATTTCTCCGAGATGCAAG AAGAATTGCAGCAACTGCGAGAACGCTACCGCTTCCTGAACGAGGAGTACCAGGCCCTGCAGGAGAGCAACAGCAGCCTCACGGGGCAGCTTGCAGATCTGGAGAGTGAGAG GACACGAAGAGCAACAGAAAAGTGGCTGGAATCCCAAATGCTAAAGAATACGATGTCAGCAGAGTCTCAGACTTCAGAAATGGATTTTCTAGAACCGGATCCTGAAACCCAGCTGTTGCGACAACAGCTTCTGGGAGCTGAAGAGCAGATGCATGACATGCAGAACAAG TGTAAGGAATTGTGTTGTGAGTTGCAAGAACTACAGCATCATCGTCGGAccagtgaggaggagcagaggcggCTGCAGAGAGAGCTTAAGTGTGCACAGAATGAGGTGCTTCGGTTTCAGACCTCTCCCAATGTCACCCAG AACGAGGAGCTGAAGACCAGACTCTGTGCCCTGCAGCAAAAGTACGATGCTAGCCAGGATGAGCAGAATGAGCTCTTGAAGGTGCAACTACAGCTTCAGTCTGAGCTCCGGCAGCTCAGAGTCTTGAAACCCACAGTCGTAGAAAGCCCAAACGAGAAG GAGTTACTGTGCCGGCTACAGAAGTTGCAGCTTCAGTACCAGCACATCACGTGCGAGAAGGATAAGCTGCTAGAAGTGCAGCGACAGCTGTGCGGGGACCTGCAGTACCATGAGGCGGAGGTGCAGCGCCTCAAGAACGTcgtggcctccttccaggagagcAGTGAGAAG AACGCAGAGATGCACGCCCAGCTTCAGGAGATGAAGCGGCTGTACCAGACCAGCAAGGAAGAGCTGGAGCGGCAGAAGCACATGTATGATCAGCTCGAGCAGGACCTCCTGCTTTGCCAGCAGGAGCTGAAGGAGCTCAAGACCACCCAGCCCATCCCAGAAGACAAGGGGAAATGTGCTAATAAG